From the genome of Halorussus caseinilyticus, one region includes:
- a CDS encoding S8 family peptidase translates to MIDTTLTRRQVLHGIAAGTATTGLAGAATTKRPTRKIVGLRADESFDRARDAADDVYRELDFGSVGKAVAGTFSEKALKGLRKNPKVRYVEDDGTVRALSQTLPWGVDRVDADVLHSNGETGNGADIAILDTGIDDDHPDLQANLGTGKDFTGTGTWDDDNGHGTHCAGIANAINNSQGVVGVSTEATLHSVKVLYSSGSGVFSDVAAGIEYVANQGWDVGSMSLGDSTGSSALQDAVEYARNNGVFLVAAAGNSGPCSDCVGYPAAYPEVMAVSSTNSSDGLSSFSSTGPEVDIAAPGSNVYSTYVGGGYDTLSGTSMACPHVAGAGGQLMANGASNSNARYTLAETAEDIGLGNDEQGAGLLDAKAAVGREDPSVTTDGGVPGQGSVTMYGELHDMGAGANSADVWFAWGFQNEGFPHTTGRQSLSSPGEFTAVVDGLRDGETIQFKAVAEDNDDGDRDEGTVHLEATLMPKP, encoded by the coding sequence ATGATTGACACTACCCTGACTCGCCGTCAGGTGCTCCACGGAATCGCCGCAGGTACGGCCACTACGGGACTTGCGGGCGCGGCAACCACGAAGCGCCCGACCCGGAAAATCGTCGGTCTGAGGGCCGACGAGTCCTTCGACCGGGCACGGGACGCGGCCGACGACGTGTACCGCGAACTCGACTTCGGTTCCGTCGGGAAGGCAGTCGCTGGCACGTTCTCCGAGAAGGCCCTGAAGGGTCTCCGGAAGAACCCCAAGGTCCGGTACGTCGAGGACGACGGCACGGTACGGGCGCTGTCCCAAACCCTGCCGTGGGGCGTCGACCGCGTGGACGCCGACGTGCTACACAGTAACGGCGAGACAGGTAACGGCGCAGACATCGCTATCCTCGACACGGGAATCGACGACGACCACCCCGACCTGCAAGCCAACCTCGGAACCGGCAAGGATTTCACCGGCACCGGAACGTGGGACGACGACAACGGTCACGGCACCCACTGTGCCGGAATTGCCAACGCCATCAACAATAGCCAAGGCGTCGTCGGCGTCTCCACCGAAGCCACCCTTCACTCCGTCAAGGTTCTCTACAGTAGCGGAAGCGGCGTGTTTTCCGACGTTGCCGCGGGCATCGAGTACGTCGCCAATCAGGGCTGGGACGTAGGGTCGATGTCGCTCGGCGATTCCACCGGGAGTTCGGCGCTTCAGGATGCGGTCGAGTACGCCCGGAACAACGGCGTGTTCCTCGTCGCCGCGGCGGGCAACTCCGGGCCATGTTCGGACTGCGTGGGCTATCCCGCGGCCTACCCGGAAGTCATGGCGGTCAGTTCGACCAACTCCAGCGACGGCCTGTCGAGTTTCTCCAGCACGGGTCCGGAAGTCGACATCGCCGCACCCGGTTCCAACGTCTACTCGACGTACGTCGGTGGCGGCTACGACACGCTCTCGGGGACCTCGATGGCCTGCCCGCACGTCGCTGGCGCGGGCGGCCAACTCATGGCGAACGGCGCGAGCAACTCGAACGCCCGCTACACGCTCGCGGAGACGGCCGAAGACATCGGTCTCGGAAACGACGAACAGGGTGCCGGTCTGCTCGACGCCAAGGCGGCGGTCGGCAGGGAAGACCCCTCCGTGACTACCGACGGCGGTGTCCCCGGACAGGGGAGTGTCACCATGTACGGCGAACTGCACGACATGGGTGCTGGCGCAAACTCCGCGGACGTGTGGTTCGCATGGGGCTTCCAGAACGAGGGCTTCCCGCACACGACCGGCAGGCAATCACTATCGTCACCCGGCGAATTTACGGCCGTGGTTGACGGACTGCGCGACGGCGAGACAATCCAGTTCAAAGCCGTCGCCGAAGACAACGACGACGGCGACAGGGACGAGGGCACCGTTCACCTAGAGGCGACCTTGATGCCGAAACCTTGA
- a CDS encoding DUF2270 domain-containing protein — MGPDDRPHGNEDREEIPDDDPGDRFGQNVGEAVASDPSAMTGMLGHFYRGQLHRTTTWRGRLDQTSYWAVTIIAALLTWVFSSSGNPHYLLLVGMGAMVVFLVVETRRYRAYDVWRERVRLLEQDLFAGVFDPESEPTHPDWRQRLAADLRDPSVKTPMLVALARRLRRIYYPLLLVLLASWLVRITVFQPKETWRTTARIFGISGATVVMGVGLFYLAMTAVVVYGVVSRGEREFHEREQTDPWRE, encoded by the coding sequence ATGGGACCCGACGACCGGCCACACGGCAACGAAGACCGCGAAGAGATACCGGACGACGACCCCGGCGACCGGTTCGGACAGAACGTCGGGGAGGCCGTCGCCAGCGACCCCTCGGCGATGACCGGGATGCTCGGCCACTTCTATCGGGGACAACTCCACCGCACGACGACGTGGCGGGGTCGTCTCGACCAGACATCCTACTGGGCGGTCACGATTATCGCCGCCCTGCTGACGTGGGTGTTCTCCAGTTCCGGCAACCCCCACTACCTCCTGCTCGTCGGGATGGGCGCGATGGTGGTCTTTCTCGTGGTCGAGACCCGGCGCTACCGGGCCTACGACGTGTGGCGCGAGCGCGTCCGACTGCTCGAACAGGACCTGTTCGCGGGAGTGTTCGACCCCGAGAGCGAACCGACCCATCCCGACTGGCGGCAGCGTCTCGCCGCCGACCTCAGAGACCCGTCGGTCAAGACGCCGATGCTCGTCGCGCTGGCCCGGCGACTCCGGCGCATCTACTATCCGCTGTTGCTCGTCCTGCTGGCGTCGTGGCTGGTCCGAATCACGGTGTTCCAACCGAAGGAGACGTGGCGAACGACCGCCCGAATATTCGGCATCTCGGGCGCGACGGTGGTGATGGGCGTCGGCCTGTTCTACCTTGCGATGACGGCCGTCGTGGTCTACGGCGTCGTGAGTCGAGGCGAGCGCGAGTTCCACGAGCGCGAGCAGACCGACCCGTGGAGAGAGTGA
- a CDS encoding MATE family efflux transporter, which produces MVRFPNPVRLLILAVGWVLARVGLVAPERVRRTTDLAWPRIVTGLARMSKNAVDVAMVGLAIGPVAIAGIGFASPYWGVAFSLGGGMAGGTIALVSQRYGADARDELGQAVRASAAVVVAVSLPVAATFWLFPADLIAVMTDDARAVELGADYLRILAFGVPFAGLNLVGSRVYIGADDAWTPMVVRGGGALANVVLSGVFIFGLDAGVVGAAVGTVLANVLVTATFVAGLVWGRLPGVGDLPVQVNPVGTYLDRETIVDLVRIGLPVVGRNGIWTVAKFPMLAIVALFGPGVVAAYVISRRIWGLMNTPGWGFGLAASSLVGQELGTGDERAAEEYAVDIVVFSVATYVVAAALVGAFAEPIVLLFVGDASDLSIPVAVALVYAACVAAVGQGVKAATAGPLDASGDTRWPFYSQVVGMFGVAIPVAYLGATTSLGLMGLYLSFVAETTVPAVINYYRFSTGKWKAISREFRPDAPADD; this is translated from the coding sequence GTGGTACGCTTCCCGAATCCGGTCCGACTTCTCATCCTCGCGGTCGGCTGGGTGCTCGCTCGCGTCGGTCTCGTCGCCCCGGAGCGAGTCCGTCGGACGACGGACCTCGCGTGGCCCCGCATCGTCACCGGACTCGCGCGGATGTCGAAGAACGCCGTGGACGTGGCGATGGTCGGGTTGGCAATCGGCCCGGTCGCAATCGCGGGCATCGGTTTCGCCAGTCCCTACTGGGGCGTCGCGTTCTCGCTCGGCGGCGGCATGGCGGGCGGGACCATCGCGCTCGTCTCCCAGCGCTACGGCGCGGACGCCCGCGACGAACTCGGACAGGCGGTCCGGGCCAGCGCCGCCGTCGTGGTCGCGGTGTCGCTCCCCGTGGCCGCGACCTTCTGGCTCTTTCCCGCCGACCTCATCGCGGTGATGACCGACGACGCGCGGGCGGTCGAACTCGGCGCGGACTACCTCCGGATTCTCGCGTTCGGCGTCCCGTTCGCGGGTCTCAACCTCGTCGGAAGTCGGGTCTACATCGGCGCGGACGACGCGTGGACGCCGATGGTCGTCCGCGGCGGCGGCGCACTCGCCAACGTCGTCCTCAGCGGCGTCTTCATCTTCGGTCTCGACGCGGGCGTCGTCGGGGCCGCCGTCGGCACCGTGCTGGCGAACGTCCTCGTGACCGCGACGTTCGTCGCGGGTCTCGTGTGGGGTCGTCTCCCGGGCGTCGGCGACTTGCCCGTGCAGGTGAATCCCGTCGGCACCTACCTCGACCGCGAGACGATTGTGGACTTGGTTCGCATCGGTCTCCCGGTCGTGGGCCGCAACGGAATCTGGACCGTCGCCAAGTTCCCGATGCTCGCCATCGTCGCGCTGTTCGGTCCCGGCGTGGTCGCGGCCTACGTCATCAGTCGGCGCATCTGGGGACTGATGAACACGCCCGGTTGGGGTTTCGGACTGGCCGCGAGCAGTCTCGTCGGTCAGGAACTGGGCACCGGCGACGAACGCGCCGCCGAGGAGTACGCCGTGGACATCGTGGTCTTCTCGGTCGCTACCTACGTCGTCGCGGCGGCGCTGGTGGGCGCGTTCGCCGAACCAATCGTCCTCCTGTTCGTCGGTGACGCCAGCGACCTCTCGATTCCGGTCGCGGTAGCACTCGTCTACGCGGCCTGCGTCGCCGCCGTCGGACAGGGCGTCAAAGCCGCGACCGCGGGACCGCTCGACGCCAGCGGCGACACGCGCTGGCCGTTCTACAGTCAAGTCGTCGGCATGTTCGGGGTCGCCATCCCGGTGGCGTATCTCGGAGCCACCACGTCGCTCGGACTGATGGGTCTCTACCTCTCGTTCGTCGCCGAGACGACGGTTCCAGCGGTCATCAACTACTACCGGTTCTCGACCGGCAAGTGGAAGGCCATCAGTCGGGAGTTCCGACCGGACGCGCCCGCCGACGATTGA
- the rnhB gene encoding ribonuclease HII → MFAAAVRVSDSDALPAGIADSKRLAPKRRERIAAELRDADRIAVGVAEVPVERIDGDEDMNTLTVAAHAEAVGEVVGPDERAPEGIADAGDTSEERFARRVADRAPAEVSLTAEHGADDEYAVVGAASIVAKVERDAHVATLADRYADEYGPELGDLGSGYPSDSTTREFLESFVAAEGRLPDCARRSWSTCEDVLAEAEQSGLGEF, encoded by the coding sequence ATGTTCGCCGCCGCGGTCCGAGTCTCCGACTCGGACGCGCTCCCGGCGGGCATCGCCGACTCGAAGCGACTCGCCCCGAAGCGCCGCGAGCGCATCGCGGCCGAGTTGCGCGACGCCGACCGCATCGCGGTCGGCGTCGCCGAAGTCCCGGTCGAGCGAATCGACGGCGACGAGGACATGAACACCCTCACCGTGGCGGCCCACGCCGAGGCCGTCGGCGAAGTCGTCGGTCCGGACGAGCGCGCCCCGGAGGGCATCGCGGACGCGGGCGACACCAGCGAGGAACGTTTCGCCCGCAGAGTCGCCGACCGCGCACCCGCAGAGGTGTCGCTGACCGCGGAACACGGGGCCGACGACGAGTACGCCGTGGTCGGCGCGGCCAGCATCGTCGCCAAGGTCGAACGGGACGCCCACGTCGCAACGCTCGCCGACCGCTACGCCGACGAGTACGGCCCGGAACTCGGGGACCTCGGGTCGGGCTATCCGAGCGACTCGACTACTCGGGAGTTTCTGGAGTCGTTCGTGGCCGCGGAGGGCCGTCTGCCCGACTGCGCGCGACGGAGTTGGTCCACCTGCGAGGACGTGCTGGCGGAGGCCGAGCAGTCTGGACTGGGGGAGTTTTAG
- a CDS encoding DUF5812 family protein: MSDSDPSEKTSTFLVTHAEGNSAVLKDVRDGQVHTLSSNPGVEETDAVEATVAPDPPMNLTWSVVEVQERRTLSTERSEEPPTVQERELADEQEVGEVAREERAGDGEIHVLSVPPEDTEDAVADVLDDEGTLSRAARLGVSRVEVRAEEGVVSVRYMP; the protein is encoded by the coding sequence ATGAGCGACTCCGACCCCAGCGAGAAGACGAGTACCTTCCTCGTCACCCACGCCGAGGGTAATTCGGCAGTCCTGAAGGACGTACGCGACGGGCAAGTTCACACGCTCTCCTCGAACCCCGGCGTCGAAGAGACTGACGCGGTGGAGGCCACCGTCGCGCCCGACCCGCCGATGAATCTCACGTGGTCGGTCGTGGAAGTCCAAGAGCGCCGCACCCTCTCGACGGAGCGAAGCGAGGAACCCCCGACGGTCCAAGAGCGCGAACTCGCCGACGAACAGGAAGTCGGCGAAGTCGCCCGCGAAGAACGCGCCGGAGACGGCGAGATTCACGTCCTCTCGGTCCCGCCCGAGGACACCGAGGACGCGGTGGCGGACGTACTGGACGACGAGGGAACGCTCTCGCGGGCGGCCCGACTCGGCGTCTCGCGCGTCGAAGTCCGCGCGGAGGAAGGCGTCGTCAGCGTGCGCTACATGCCGTAG
- a CDS encoding HalOD1 output domain-containing protein, which translates to MAVSTHSTETDATALYRTRHDPTDSEPVSRTLYTALAAVEGVSPSELDLTLYDSVDVDAIDALFRANETADWQFTATVERYEIRIHADGRVAVSSAVE; encoded by the coding sequence ATGGCAGTTTCGACTCACTCGACCGAGACCGACGCGACGGCACTCTACCGCACCCGCCACGACCCCACCGACTCGGAACCGGTAAGCAGGACGCTCTACACCGCGCTCGCGGCCGTCGAGGGCGTCTCGCCGTCGGAACTCGACCTCACACTCTACGACAGCGTGGACGTGGACGCCATCGACGCCCTGTTCCGGGCGAACGAGACCGCCGACTGGCAGTTCACCGCCACGGTCGAACGGTACGAGATTCGGATTCACGCCGACGGCCGGGTCGCCGTTTCGTCCGCCGTCGAGTGA
- a CDS encoding glucose-6-phosphate isomerase, producing MRVDLGNALSEVADPGLTSTELDELDERVADAHERIQRGREDAEHGYAALNLPDTADPDAIRAAVEPFADADALVTVGIGGSALGAATLANGLPSETDAYFLDNVDPEHVTRLLDSLPLDSTAVNVVSRSGTTAETLANFLVVREAMADVGVDWTDRTFVTTGEEGNLRRLAEKEDLPALSVPDGVPGRFSVLSTVGLACAAICGHDLDAILAGASDEADRLAGSLYESPAYAYGATSYALEERGAGVNAVMPYAESLETFAEWFAQLWAESLGKDGRGQTPARALGATDQHSQLQLYRAGPHDKMVTLVRPEERADREIPETDLDGLSYLGGSSLGELLDAEFEATEASLAAASQPNVRVEIDRIDERSLGELLYGMEAACVVYGELADVSTFTQPAVEWGKKAARGLLGGGDFEEADAVAEKTTLTVE from the coding sequence ATGCGAGTTGACCTCGGCAACGCACTGTCGGAAGTCGCCGACCCCGGACTCACCAGCACCGAACTCGACGAACTCGACGAGCGAGTCGCCGACGCCCACGAGCGAATCCAGCGCGGCCGCGAGGACGCCGAACACGGCTACGCCGCGCTGAACCTGCCCGACACCGCCGACCCCGACGCGATTCGGGCCGCGGTCGAACCGTTCGCCGACGCCGACGCCCTCGTGACCGTCGGCATCGGCGGGTCGGCGCTCGGGGCCGCGACCCTCGCAAACGGCCTGCCCTCCGAGACCGACGCCTACTTCCTCGACAACGTGGACCCCGAACACGTCACCCGGTTGCTCGACTCCCTGCCGCTCGACTCGACGGCGGTCAACGTGGTTTCGCGCTCCGGAACCACCGCCGAGACGCTCGCCAACTTCCTCGTCGTCCGCGAGGCGATGGCCGACGTGGGCGTCGATTGGACCGACCGGACCTTCGTCACGACCGGCGAGGAGGGCAACCTCCGGCGACTCGCCGAGAAGGAAGACCTGCCCGCGCTCTCGGTCCCCGACGGCGTGCCCGGTCGGTTCTCGGTCCTCTCGACGGTCGGACTCGCCTGCGCCGCGATTTGCGGCCACGACCTCGACGCGATTCTGGCGGGCGCGAGCGACGAGGCGGACCGCCTCGCAGGGTCGCTCTACGAGAGTCCGGCCTACGCCTACGGCGCGACCTCTTACGCCCTCGAAGAGCGCGGTGCCGGAGTCAACGCCGTGATGCCCTACGCCGAGTCGCTCGAAACGTTCGCCGAGTGGTTCGCCCAGTTGTGGGCCGAGAGCCTCGGTAAGGACGGGCGGGGACAGACTCCCGCCCGCGCGCTCGGCGCGACCGACCAGCACTCTCAGCTTCAACTCTACCGCGCGGGACCCCACGACAAGATGGTCACGCTCGTCCGCCCGGAAGAGCGCGCCGACCGCGAGATTCCCGAGACGGACCTCGACGGCCTGTCGTACCTCGGCGGGTCGTCGCTCGGCGAACTGCTGGACGCCGAGTTCGAGGCCACCGAAGCGAGTCTGGCCGCCGCGAGCCAACCCAACGTCCGGGTCGAAATCGACCGGATTGACGAGCGAAGCCTCGGCGAACTCCTCTACGGCATGGAGGCCGCCTGCGTCGTCTACGGCGAACTCGCCGACGTTTCGACGTTCACCCAACCCGCGGTCGAGTGGGGCAAGAAGGCCGCCCGCGGTCTGCTGGGCGGCGGGGACTTCGAGGAGGCCGACGCCGTGGCCGAGAAGACGACGCTGACGGTCGAGTAA
- a CDS encoding type II CAAX prenyl endopeptidase Rce1 family protein produces MEDRSAASVGVVLAGLALAAAAFPWGTVGVGPVENVVLAVLGTAAFGAFALRRRDLLARGSGSLVAGVASLGIVGYVGVATAGTLAGTSAPVAEAPTLSPWGVTLAFVGGIGGVIAAYGDGRGLPESLGRAAKEVAWSLTVGFAGLFAISLWGSLLLGIAGGVLPGEPGTGVQLAIGAVALGFGTGTVALVYFQWTDKTLAYLDFRVPDLRDLGYTVVGVVALFGLQLLVAAVFSELGVSTADHSVQQAASGGNPQVLLLLIPASWLLIGPGEELLYRNIIQKSLYGTFGEWGGVLVASVVFALAHIPAYAAGADLPGLVSTLVVIFFLSLVLGASYLLTDNLTVPAAIHGTFDAVIFAAMYLQMSGGV; encoded by the coding sequence ATGGAAGACCGTTCTGCCGCGAGCGTCGGCGTCGTGTTGGCCGGACTCGCTCTCGCGGCCGCCGCGTTCCCGTGGGGGACCGTCGGGGTCGGCCCGGTCGAAAACGTCGTCCTCGCGGTCCTCGGCACCGCCGCCTTCGGCGCGTTCGCCCTCCGTCGGCGCGACTTGCTCGCCCGCGGTTCGGGGTCGCTCGTCGCTGGCGTCGCCAGTCTCGGTATCGTCGGCTACGTCGGCGTAGCGACCGCGGGCACGCTCGCTGGCACGAGCGCACCCGTCGCAGAAGCACCGACTCTCTCGCCGTGGGGCGTGACGCTCGCGTTCGTCGGCGGTATCGGCGGCGTCATCGCGGCCTATGGCGACGGCAGGGGACTCCCCGAGTCGCTCGGGCGCGCCGCGAAGGAAGTCGCGTGGAGTCTCACAGTCGGCTTCGCGGGCTTGTTCGCAATCTCGCTGTGGGGGAGTCTCCTGCTCGGTATCGCGGGAGGAGTTCTCCCCGGCGAACCCGGCACCGGCGTCCAACTCGCCATCGGCGCAGTCGCACTCGGGTTCGGCACCGGAACCGTCGCGCTCGTCTACTTCCAGTGGACGGACAAGACGCTCGCGTACCTCGACTTCCGCGTGCCGGACCTGCGGGACCTCGGCTACACCGTCGTCGGCGTGGTCGCACTGTTCGGGTTGCAACTGCTCGTCGCGGCCGTCTTCTCGGAACTCGGCGTGAGTACCGCCGACCACAGCGTCCAACAGGCCGCCTCGGGCGGCAACCCCCAAGTCCTCCTGCTGTTGATTCCGGCGTCGTGGCTCCTCATCGGACCCGGCGAGGAGTTGCTCTACCGCAACATCATCCAGAAGTCGTTGTACGGCACCTTCGGCGAGTGGGGCGGCGTGCTGGTCGCCAGCGTCGTGTTCGCGCTGGCGCACATCCCGGCGTACGCGGCCGGGGCCGACCTCCCCGGACTGGTGAGTACGCTCGTAGTCATCTTCTTCCTCTCGCTCGTCCTCGGGGCGTCGTACCTCCTGACCGACAATCTCACGGTCCCCGCCGCGATTCACGGCACCTTCGACGCGGTTATCTTCGCGGCGATGTACCTCCAGATGTCGGGCGGCGTGTAG
- the secF gene encoding protein translocase subunit SecF: MVAFEVPEVDYTQYTNRQLAAIPLAVLAVALLVILGWQLTTGAPVRLGMEFTGGTELRVQTSTPPSEISTAFDEEATVTPVQTSANTYIVTFPPEAEDIAQQARNNLEPVQGQSTADMVKSVQGTSASFGESTQRLALMGIGLAFVGMSVLVFLMFRTFVPSIAVVISAFSDIVIPVALMNLLGIPLSLGTVAALLMLIGYSVDSDILLNNHILRRSGGFYESTHRAMRTGVTMTVTSLSAMAVMSVVAYFFGIDLLASIGIVLVLGLATDLMNTYMLNLSLLRWYKYEGVSR; the protein is encoded by the coding sequence ATGGTAGCGTTCGAAGTGCCGGAGGTGGACTACACCCAGTACACCAACCGGCAGTTGGCGGCGATACCCCTCGCAGTTCTCGCCGTCGCACTGCTGGTTATCCTCGGGTGGCAACTCACCACTGGCGCACCGGTACGGCTCGGTATGGAGTTTACTGGTGGCACGGAGCTACGCGTCCAGACTTCGACACCGCCCTCCGAAATTTCCACGGCGTTCGACGAGGAGGCGACGGTCACGCCCGTCCAGACCTCCGCGAACACCTACATCGTGACGTTCCCGCCTGAGGCCGAAGACATCGCTCAGCAGGCGCGAAACAACTTAGAACCGGTACAGGGCCAGTCCACCGCGGACATGGTGAAGTCCGTGCAGGGGACCTCCGCGAGTTTCGGTGAATCGACCCAGCGACTCGCGCTGATGGGCATCGGTCTCGCGTTCGTCGGCATGAGCGTCCTCGTCTTCCTCATGTTCCGGACGTTCGTACCCTCCATCGCGGTGGTCATCTCGGCGTTCAGTGACATCGTGATTCCGGTCGCGCTGATGAACCTGCTGGGCATCCCGCTGTCGCTGGGTACGGTCGCGGCCCTGCTGATGCTCATCGGGTACTCGGTGGACTCCGACATCCTGCTGAACAACCACATCCTCCGCCGGTCGGGTGGGTTCTACGAGTCCACCCACCGCGCGATGCGGACCGGCGTGACGATGACCGTCACGTCGCTGTCGGCGATGGCCGTCATGTCGGTTGTCGCCTACTTCTTCGGCATCGACCTGCTGGCGTCCATCGGTATCGTCCTCGTCCTCGGTCTGGCGACCGACCTGATGAACACGTACATGCTCAACCTCAGCCTGCTTCGCTGGTACAAGTACGAGGGGGTGTCTCGATAG
- a CDS encoding AbrB/MazE/SpoVT family DNA-binding domain-containing protein: MGGSEKRKVGERGQITLPKDLRKRFGIHGGDEVIVSEEDDKIVIETPVSEADLAEGYRRRADRDREIADAFDGVSREAAERVGDVPDW; encoded by the coding sequence ATGGGAGGGAGCGAAAAACGAAAAGTGGGGGAACGTGGACAGATAACGCTTCCCAAAGACCTGCGGAAACGGTTCGGCATCCACGGTGGAGACGAAGTTATCGTCAGCGAGGAAGACGACAAAATCGTCATCGAGACGCCGGTGTCGGAGGCCGACCTCGCGGAGGGGTATCGTCGTCGTGCGGACCGTGACCGGGAAATCGCCGACGCGTTCGACGGGGTTTCACGCGAAGCGGCTGAAAGAGTGGGCGATGTCCCCGACTGGTAA
- a CDS encoding type II toxin-antitoxin system PemK/MazF family toxin: MQVRRGDVVVVELDPTRGSEQRGTRPCLVVQNDVGNENAPTTVVVPFTTSFGERLYPFEVLVTTEESPLREASVAVCSQIRTVSIDQRIRENLGAIPDDKMEEIDTALEYSLGLRNI, encoded by the coding sequence ATGCAGGTTCGTCGTGGCGATGTGGTAGTCGTCGAACTCGACCCGACTCGTGGTTCCGAACAGCGAGGAACCCGCCCGTGTTTGGTCGTTCAGAACGATGTCGGGAACGAGAACGCGCCGACTACTGTCGTCGTTCCGTTCACGACTTCGTTCGGCGAAAGACTGTACCCGTTCGAGGTGCTAGTAACGACTGAAGAGTCCCCACTCCGCGAAGCTTCGGTTGCAGTTTGTAGCCAAATTCGTACGGTCTCCATCGACCAGCGGATTCGGGAGAACCTCGGAGCGATTCCGGACGACAAGATGGAAGAAATCGATACTGCTCTCGAGTACAGTTTGGGACTCCGGAACATATAA
- a CDS encoding preprotein translocase subunit SecD, with product MDFRDNWRVILLVVFLVVSTFALFSPGVGGDAGGGDGAVVEETSSGPTNLQFGLELSGGTRIRAPVNGLTAENVDVPRGTQPLTVERRVAGNISGVTASDVTVRLAAAANETTTVEVFSDNVTEDEFASALQQAGYYADDTTVRQGVTEETRSTVVRILRDKISKAGLSGGRVQEVETADNQHFVVIEMPNTNRTEVEDLVTERGKVEVVATFPADNQTGNGTQYRQVPLLSQGDFSSIGTAQESSTSGPNVPVVLNQQAAENFSNAMRKFGFVTEGVGQCRWRTNPEDPGYCLYTVKDGETVYAASMGERLAGTFRQEKFTQSPSFVMTTTNMSEARELQIHLNAGALPASLNMEQGTSYFLAPSLAEEFKLYSLITGLVAVGAVSAVVFLRYGDPKVAAPMLVTALSEVVILLGFAAAVQLPLDLSHIAGFIAVIGTGVDDLIIIADEVMSEGDVSSSRVFQSRFRKAFWVIGAAAATTIIAMSPLAVLSLGDLQGFAIVTILGVLIGVLVTRPAYGDILRSLLTEK from the coding sequence ATGGACTTCCGAGACAACTGGCGAGTCATCCTGCTCGTCGTCTTCCTCGTGGTCAGCACGTTCGCGCTGTTCTCGCCCGGCGTCGGTGGCGACGCCGGTGGCGGCGACGGCGCAGTCGTAGAGGAGACCAGTAGCGGCCCGACCAACCTCCAGTTCGGTCTCGAACTCTCCGGTGGGACTCGCATCCGCGCGCCCGTCAACGGACTCACGGCCGAGAACGTGGACGTGCCGCGGGGGACCCAACCGCTCACCGTAGAGCGACGGGTCGCTGGGAACATCTCGGGCGTCACCGCTTCCGACGTGACCGTGCGCCTCGCGGCCGCGGCCAACGAGACGACTACCGTCGAAGTGTTCAGCGACAACGTTACCGAAGACGAGTTCGCAAGCGCCCTCCAGCAGGCCGGATACTACGCGGACGACACCACCGTCCGACAGGGCGTCACCGAGGAGACCCGAAGTACGGTCGTGCGCATCCTCCGGGACAAGATTTCGAAGGCCGGACTCTCGGGCGGCCGCGTCCAAGAGGTCGAAACCGCGGACAACCAGCACTTCGTGGTCATCGAGATGCCCAACACCAACCGGACCGAAGTCGAGGACCTCGTGACCGAACGCGGGAAGGTCGAAGTCGTCGCCACGTTCCCGGCCGACAACCAGACCGGCAACGGCACCCAGTACCGCCAAGTGCCCCTGCTCTCGCAGGGCGACTTCAGTAGCATCGGAACTGCTCAAGAGAGTTCCACGAGTGGTCCAAATGTTCCTGTCGTTCTGAATCAGCAGGCCGCCGAGAACTTCTCGAACGCGATGCGGAAGTTCGGGTTCGTCACCGAAGGCGTCGGCCAGTGTCGCTGGCGGACGAACCCCGAGGACCCCGGATACTGCCTGTACACCGTTAAGGACGGCGAAACCGTCTACGCCGCGAGCATGGGCGAGCGACTCGCGGGAACCTTCCGCCAAGAGAAGTTCACCCAGAGTCCGAGCTTCGTCATGACTACGACGAACATGTCCGAGGCGCGTGAACTCCAGATTCACCTGAACGCGGGTGCGCTCCCCGCCTCGCTGAACATGGAGCAGGGCACGTCGTACTTCCTCGCGCCGAGTCTGGCCGAGGAGTTCAAACTCTACTCGCTCATCACCGGACTGGTCGCGGTCGGCGCGGTCAGCGCCGTGGTCTTCCTCCGGTACGGAGACCCGAAGGTCGCCGCGCCGATGCTGGTGACGGCGCTTTCGGAAGTCGTCATCCTGCTCGGGTTTGCGGCCGCGGTCCAACTGCCGCTGGACCTCTCGCACATCGCCGGGTTCATCGCGGTCATCGGGACCGGGGTGGACGACCTCATCATCATCGCCGACGAGGTGATGTCGGAAGGCGACGTGTCTTCCTCGCGGGTGTTCCAGAGCCGCTTCCGCAAGGCGTTCTGGGTCATCGGTGCCGCCGCGGCGACGACCATCATCGCCATGAGTCCGCTGGCGGTCCTCTCGCTCGGGGACCTGCAAGGATTCGCCATCGTCACCATCCTCGGCGTCCTCATCGGGGTGCTGGTGACGCGCCCGGCCTACGGTGACATCCTGCGGAGTCTGCTGACCGAGAAGTAA